In Gadus morhua chromosome 2, gadMor3.0, whole genome shotgun sequence, the DNA window gtgtgtgtgtgtgtgtgtgtgtgagagtgtgtgtgtgtgagagtgtgtgattgagagagagagagagagagagagagagagagagagagagagagagagagagagtcgtggGATGTACAAGGAAATGTCTAGATGATCTAATTCAACGTACTTTCATCACAAAGATACTGCTATTGATATATAGGAAACCTCAGAACCTTCCAATCCTCCCTCGCGCAGTCAGTCAGTACCACTGCAGGCTTTTCGATGGAACGACGTGATTGGCTGAGCGTCAGTCAAGGAGGCTGTCCCTGGGACGGAGTTTATTACGAGGAATGTGTAGCAGCATTCAAACCAATTTGTCTCACCGAAACTGTCTCAGCTATCTCTGTTAATGTCCTGCAACTCCGTTTTCGGaacttattcatttattttctttggatATCGTATTAGCGGCGGATATTTCTTAGGCTGCTGCTGTAGGCAACAGTTATTCTAACATGCAAGTGTTTACTTGCGGATCAACAAAGCGACTTTAATATTTGAGTCCGTATCGTGCGTGTGGAAGAAGGTATTTTTTTCTGAAACGACAGAGAACATGCCTGATTCACCGATGATGAGCAAGAACGGGATGGTGACGAAAATCCATACGAGAATAAGAACCGATCCCTTCACTGCAAATTATGATTTAGTTGGCAAAGAACTGGGCAGGTAAGACTTCTTAAGAAacaacctgaacacatcacattgaCACTGCACTTGATCCTTTTAGAAGAACCATTGTCCCTCGTGCACACTGAAATCTGCTAATTTCTTGATGTAATCCGATTTAATCCAATCCCATTTGCACGTGCCACTCACGGCATACAGAGGGCTATTAGTCCGATCATGTTGATTAGAACGGAGACTTGCAGGGGTTTATTGGGACTTGCTGCCAGCTCAGAATCATGCAGCTCTCTACCGCCTATTGTTTATTTAAGATAATGGAAAAGTACAGTACAACGCTTGACTCTTAGGACTGCTGACACACCGGCTGGCACGAAtgtgtttacattttatatgaAAAGGTGACCTTTTATCAaggttgatgggggggggggggggggggggggttgagattatttgatttgttttgtgtacAAGACTTGTCACATATGGATGTTATTTCTTATTATTGTATCCAATATTTCAGAATTCGTGCTGAATAGCAAGCCATTTTCCCATCTTCACCACTAGTAGGCTAAGGAGTTAATTGGAGCTCAGCTCAGCGGGGCTTCCTTGACAATTCATCACTAGCTCTAAAGGCTTCCTAAGTTTGGCTATGATCATAGGTTGGGCTCTGACAAAAGTCGTTATATTAGTGGTACATTGTAACTGCCGGAACATTTAGCTTGATATAGGTCTTTATTTTTTGGGAAAACATTGCAGGTGTTTTGGAGACTCAGTAAGTATTTGTTTTAGTCGGTGTATTCAGTGCTAGGATGACGGTATCGAGGGCCTTGCTGAGGCGGTGGGCAGATTTAGCCCTCTCGTCACCTACCAAGTTATCACTGCAGTGTGAAGTGCATGTTCATGTCATCCCAGAGACACGGTTACTGTGGCTGACTTGTCATCCAGTGGCCTAACTTTGGAAATAGTAGGTGATGTCATCGCAggaaattaaagtgtgtgtgtgtgtgtgtgtgtgtgtgtgtgtgtgtgtgtgtgtgtgtgtgtgtgtgtgtgtgtgtgtgtgtgtgtgtgtgtgtgtgtgtgtgtgtgtgttttttccgtTGTTTGCCATGAAAAGTAAGGccatgacaccccccccccccttcccatcaCATTCCGACCACATCCATGGTGGTCATAATCACATTAGGTGCAGGAATGTGACTTGTACCGGATGCGCGTTTTAGCCCCGTCCCCCAATAACAACCAATCTTATTTGACCTTTCTGAACAGAGCACGATCCAGAGTATCCCAGGAAGGCTTAGAATTTCCAGGAGTTTTGTGTGGGTCATCTATGGGCaattacattataaaacatGTTGGTGCTGTATCCGCTTCATATATGATTCATCCATCAACAACCTGACTCTAAAGAGGACTTCTGCATCAGAACATAAAAGATTTTGGAAAGTTCCTTCCGAAAAAAATTGGTTTATGACCGCAGGGCAGGTTACTGTAATTATTACCTTTTAATAATTATTCTGAATATAATGCTTTTCCGCCTTGTAATTCATGTGTGTTGAAAGGCTTTTTAAGAAATGCAGAACTATagtaggggggtgtgtgtgtgtgtgtgtgtgtgtgtgtgtgtgtgtgtgtgtgtgtgtgtgtgtgtgtgtgtgtgtgtgtgtgtgtgtgtgtgtgtgtgtgtgtgtgtgtgtgtgtgtgtgtgtgtgtgtgtgtgtgtgtgtgtgtgactttggtTTTATGGAAATTAAAGAGCAGCAGATGAACAGGCAGATGCTGCTGCAGACTGTGAGATGGTGTCAGCTGTTGTTGCACTTCagacctgtctcccccctccctccctccctcccctctcccccaggggAGACAAAACACGGCAGAACAGGAAGCCTCATTTCTGaactacatttttttttgtcacCCACACATTGCAAGACTCTGTACTTTCTCAGCGTTCTCATGGCAGTGAGCCAACCGCCAATCccctagagtgtgtgtgtgtgtgtgtgtgtgtgtgtgtgtgtgtgtgtgtgtgtgtgtgtgtgtgtgtgtgtgtgtgtgtgtgtgtgtgtgtgtgtgtgtgtgtgtgtgtgtgggggggggggggggggcatggctcCCTTGGCATTATGACTGGCTAGAAAGATGTGCAACGGAGTTGCGTTTTTCGCGCGGTCCATTGACTCGTCTGGGTGTTTCAGGAGGCACCTATTAGTGGTCGTCTGAGTTTGGTCTGCCTTGGAGAGCTGCCCTGTTGTTTTCACTGCACACAGATTGGGGAGggacagaaacacaacagaacCAAGCCTCTCCCATGGGGCCCAGCGTGGAATTAGAGCCCATTAGATGTGATGACTGGGGAAGCCCGGTGAACTTGGCGGGGTGTGATCGCAGCCAGAGATGGCCTTGTTAAGTACCCTTTGACCTGTGGTCCCCCTGTACAAGccccccctgtggccccccctgtgtgtgtgtgtgtgtgtgtgtgtgtgtgtgtgtgtgtgtgtgtgtgtgtgtgtgtgtgtgtgtgtgtgtgtgtgtgtgtgtgtgtgtgtgtgtgtgtgtgtgtgtgtgtgtcagtcatgACCGCCACCACGGTGAGCTAGTACCTCTAACTTGTCAAATGGCTAATGAAGGAAGAAAAGGTGTTGACAGGGTTAGGTTAGTAGAGTGCAGCGAAGCCTTGTGGGAAAAACCACTGCACCCTGTCAATGGGACCTCTTTTGCATGGTTCCCCACATCCTATTTTGAACATTAGAGCGTGACCGAGACGGTGCAGCAGTCTTTCTGCTTCATAAGCTGGCTACAGGCTATGGGTATTGGGCCTCTGTTATGTGATCACTCAATGGTAGACCTGAATGATGTCATCTGgttcagtgtttgtttgtttttctgggGCTGCAAATGATGACACACCGAGGATCGAAAGGTCAATAGTGGTGATATGGACGATGTAGAGTCCACTCCCTCCAGCATCCACCGCCACCATCCCTACCTGGCCCATCTGACTCTGGTGGGCAGCTGGGTGGTCCTgccctgaagtgtgtgtgtgtgtgtgtgtgtgtgtgtgtgtgtgtgtgtgtgtgtgtgtgtgtgtgtgtgtgtgtgtgtgtgtgtgtgtgtgtgtgtgtgtgtgtgtgtgtgtgtgtgtgtgtgtgtgtgtgtgtggggtcggtCAGCGTGCAGCAGGCCCTTTTGTGTGGCTGTCAAAAGAGAAACAGTGTCCTGCCAAAAGGGGTCCCGGGGTGGAGACATCCTAAAGAACAACCCACGGCCCCCCTGTCCCTTCTCCCCATTTGTTCCCTGGTTGCTGTCAGCCATAAGAAAAGGAAGCAGAGCAGGCCTCTTTATCAGTGTGGGAGAGAGGTGGCTGGTTATTACGGTGGGATACAgacacacggggagagagatgcGACACTTCCACATCGGACATCCTGCCCACACCCATGGTGGctgaccccacccccctcctggcCCCTGTCATGAATCCATCAACGTATATACACAGAGTGGACCTGGCCAGTGACAGGACCGCTCAACGATTAGTCCTCCTAATTATGTAGTTGTCGTAAACCAACCAATGTGGCTGCTTGgttggttagggtggggaggggggttgtggTGGGATGCAAGCCCTGTTGTCCCTCTCATGGCTCCTTTTTAGCTTTCTGACTGAAATGGGCGGCATTAGTCTTATCAGGTCCCGGGACCCTCTATTTGGACGCTGGCCCACCAACTGTCAAGCGTCTTTATCTGCAAAAGGACAGGCTGCCCTATGGCCCTAAACAAGTTCTTAATCGGGTCCATTATCTCCTCCGCTGAACTCCATTGGTTAATACCACTCATGTTCTTTGTATCATTTAAATGATACCCCACCTTCTAATCATATTCAGCACGATATGTTAATATATTAGTTTTCAACCTTCTGTAGGATTTTTATTCTTCCCTTCCTCAGTTCACCGTGAAGACTGTAATTTgagtgtctccctctcctctctcccttttccaaCATTTCCAAACCACCAGTGAATGCGATCCACCACAACGGTCATAGAGCGCTGCCGGGAGAAAGTGCCGAACTATTCTCGACCAAAGAAATGTGGGGGAAAAAGTCTTATGTGGTTGCGACTATTTAGCCCCCTTGTTaatttcctctccctctgtctctctctctccctctcgggtTTTCCCAGGGGAAAGTTTGCGGTGGTGAAGAAGTGCGTGGAGAAGGCGACGGGGAAGGAGCACGCGGCCAAGTTCCTGCGGAAGCGGCGCAAGGGTCAGGACTGCCGCGCCGACGTCCTGAACGAGATCGCCGTGCTGGAGTCGGCCCGGGCCAACCCCTACGTGGTGGCCCTGCACGAGGTCTACGAAACCCCCACGGAGATCATCCTGGTGCTAGAGTGGTGAGAgccctggggggaggaggaggcttaCGGAGAGATGGCTTCTTAGAAAGATGCTTCATCAaatccctttttttatttttgtatttgttttctgAGCCCAGACACAATTTTTTAAGGAAATTGTCTGAAAGATAGTTTCAGAACGCAGATTTTTCATTAGTCTGTTCAAATATGaaagccattttttttttttgcacaccGTTTTATTTTCATCCAAATGGATCTATCCATTGCAAACGGCATTAGATAGACAACGGCAGCCTCCCACaagcccccatatgcctggtggGGAACCGGGCCTCACCGGCTTATACCGAAGAAGACCAGACAAATTGAATATGGCTGTGTTAAcgttgtgtgtgcctgtgctttTTCTCAATCCTGTGTGATTACCTTCACTATTACGGCACACACCGAAAACGCGAGGCTGGTGCGCGGCCACTGCCGTCGCTGGTAGTCGGGAATGTCAGGAATGATAATCTAACAGGCTTTTCTTAAACCAAGACTTATGTTGTTCTTGACTATAGCTCAGGACAGGTGGTGGAAAACGCTCCAAACCGCGGTGAGGTCATTATTTTTCATCAGGAAAGGAATATCCATTTAGATGCGTGTGTCACATTAGGTGCCCGATGAATACGCAATGACTGTTGAATTCTTTTTCGCTgttttgcttaaaaaaaaatcttccagCGCGTGTGTCGACCCTCCCCAGCCCTGTGTCTAACATAGGGTAGGGAGTTTTTAATAATCAAATCATCGTGTAGCGTGCTTGATTGAAAAACCGCCTGTCGGGTGCAGACAGGACGTTGAGTGACGGGAATGTCAGCCCTTATTTCATTTTGGGTTTATTTTCAGCAGAAACTTTCGCTCTGGGTGTGATGTGCTGCAGCTCCAGCGACACCTCAGCTTCCTGTCTGTGGCGCTTCGGGTAACCGAGCTAACAGCTGCTTCTCTGCATAGCGTGCCTCCACAGTGTTTTTGCGCGATACGTGGCCTTTAAAGGAGGTCAGATTGCTGCcggtttttctttgtttagttTTGTTTCTACCCTGAATCGGGTCGAGATAGATGGTTGTCAGGAAGCCTGTTTAAATGTCTCAATACAGGATGTGTCCCTGTTCGTTTGGTTTTGGTTTCCTGCACGGTTTCCTTTTCAGTTTTGTTTACGTATTTGAGTGGATTCTCCCCCGTCCCAAGAAGGTAATAAAGTTACCCTTTTCATTATCTGGCAAAGGTAACGAAACCATTGTCATCCTTACCCCCCCATGGTCCCAGTCGCACCCCGCCGGTCGCCTCCCTGCATCTCCAACGTAGTTCTCAAAGTCGCCGTTTGCTTAAGAACACGTTGCATCTTTATGACCCTAATTACCTTTCATTGTCTGCTCCTGGGGCCATGTCCTCTGCTGACCCTTCTAAATAGCCCACCGCAGTGGCAGGAAACCCCCCCtgacaaacacccacccacccacccacccactccccATCCCCTGTTCAGCTGTTCCCCATCCCAGACATGGAATGCTACTGCTGAAGAATAAAGGAAGGCTGCTGTCCTgtcctttttttctctttttttttttttttacttttgtgaAGGGgttttgacctctgaccccctgacTGAAGTGTGAAAGAGGGATGAACGCTGCAGTGCTCTTCCCTGGTTGGttggggaatccatcttgcctgtcaatcacaggtgcgtgaGATGCAGCACTTAAAACTTCGGGAGGGCGGGGACGTTTTCTTGCTTGTTTAGTTAAGAAATCTTGCTCTCCTCTGCAcacaccccctgcccccctaccccccctgccccccctgcccctaccTCCTCGGGGGGAGAAGTAGGAAGTAGTTTCAGCCAGTGCAAAACAGTGCAATACCACTTAGTGCTTGACAAGGGctcagatagatagataacatTGAAATTCTACAGCACATAGATGCATTTCAGACATAGACATTTATAAAAAGAGGTTGTTCCTGTTTGACCATGCAGACCAGTGCACACGTTGCAGACCTTTTTGCCGGTGAATGCAAAATGGCCCGACCGTGACATCTTCATACCCGCTTTTTTCCATCTCATGCGGGTTTAACAGTCAAGCAGCCTCATAAGTAGCGCATCAACACACTGCCTTTTTTAAAAGCGCGAGCCCGCGACCACATCCTTGGCCCTACCGCAGAGACTCGAAGCGACTCAAAAACTCAAAGCGAGCCATTTAAAGTCTATTCATCGCGTGGCCTTATATCTCCCGTCTGCATCAACAccacagcccccccgcccccaccaaaCTTAATGACTACGTTCTAGATAACCCTTTTGTAATAACCAGTAAGCCTGCGTCATTTCTACAACGTTGGACCACACTTTTTCGCCGTACAGTGAAGTGGAGCTTTTTTCTGTTAACCCCTTCCTCTCACTGTTGCTTAGTCCTCCTCTATCTTAAACTCTATATGACGATGGCCTCAAATGTGCgcttgagtaattatttttccaaTATATTCCAGTACATAACTAAGGAACAACACAAAAATGTTGCGTCACTAGCCTTTGCAGGTGATCACAACAAGTGTCACTTTTAGTGTCTAGACGATGGCCATGGAACCGCCATGCGGGTGCGCTTGTCTCCACACAAAAGCAGGCGTGCACCGGCGCTGTTTTGAAACAACATGCACCCCTgtgacctccagctcctctatTATGCTGCGGATGATAAAGGAAATCCTCAGACTCATCAGCGCACGCTTCTCCACTGCGATATACAGCCACTCGGTCCGTTGGATGATCCTTCCAGTCAAGCAGGTGCTCCTCTAGCCCGTGggccttttgtttttattaaatggACCTAAAGCATGGCTTAATCTAATCATACAACCCAACCCTCAACAGTTTAGCTTCATCTCGACGGAGCCTCACTAATCTATTAGTCTGGTGAGGAACGCTTTATGACCATGCTTAATCAGATCAGCAGTTATGTTCTGGTAAATGCAGTactgtacgtgcgtgcgtgcgtgcgttttgATAACTTTTTCTTTTGATTGCTCCGTTGGGTGAGCACATGGGTTTTACCTGTGCTTTGGAATGTCCCAGAAACCCAGGACAGTAATAGCCTCCCTGTAGCCAAGTCCGGCGATGCTTTGTCATCGGAGGCCCGCGGACGGGTTAAGTCCAGGGAGAGGGCAGCTGACGCAGCGCTCCTGAGCTGACGTCAACGAGAGCCCAGTTTGGGCGGCCAGCCAGACATTCAGCTCCGTCAgccaatgttgttgttttgaggAATTGGACCCAGAGCGGTGAACCGCTCAACCGATCCACCATCACCTGATGAAAAATGCTCTCTAAATAATTGTTGTAAGTTTCAGTTAAATTATTTTGAAAGCAGTCCTCGGGCTCCATGCACCTTACACGTGGTGTGTTATGAATGGGCCTGCAAAAAAAGTTGAAAGCGACAGCGTTTacattctttcttcttctttttttttacgttttagCCAGAATGCGTTTGATCTTTTCAACACGATGTCTCTTATCAGGTCGCCTCCTCCCACGGGGGGGCCCCCTTTCGTAACGAGCTAGGATTCCTCCGAACGTGTTTCACCCAAAACACCTGATGTTCCCCCACCTTCACAACAGTTCAAAGCTGGCCCCTTTACCCTCGACGCTCCACGTTAACCTCTACCGGGTTCCTGACACGATGCACCTGACTTAAACGAGAGGCACTGCACCGTAACACCTTAAGAATGGCGGCTTTGGCAAAAGTCGAATCAAGGATCCACTTCAAACGCCCATCCACATGTCTTTCATATCCTCTCCTCTCGCTAACCCCACCCTCGCAAATCCGAACCAGAACGCAGGGGCCCACCGTCTCGTGGGAGCAATGGGCGGGATGCACTGCTATTTATTACCGTTTGCTATCTGGTAATGGGAAGGTCTCTGGCTCATGGGGGCCTAAGGGTTTGACTGCAGactttggggatcgaaccccgtTCCTTAGTCATTTTCCACCCTAACCGCTTGACAATCCTGCTCTAGAACGGGGTGAGCTGCGGTCAGGTCGCCTTTTGACGTAAATGGTAGACTTGCACACCAGTGACGAATATCCCATCatggttaaaaaaagaaagagcttTGTGTTTTCCCAGCTGAGGATGGTGAGGATTGAGGGGCTGGATTTGGCCATGCGGGTTATGTAACAGACCTGCCCAGGGCAATCTGCAGGAGaatttttgccccccccccccccccccccgacaataaaaagcatgtgtgtatgtcacaattgtttttctctttttatcaCATGTCCAAGAGTAGTCATTTGGCAGGAACCGGCCATTTTTGTATGCTCAGAGCCATCGCTTAGCCGCAGTCCAAAAACACGGGCATCAGAGGAATGTTCAGAATGTATAAAATCTCTTTCTTCCCGGAGGCCAATTTGCCCCCAATATTGAACGTTTCTTACTGGTTTACTGGTTGGGTGTAATGTTCCcaaacaaatgataaaacacatGAAACATTGAGGAAGGGAACATGTACATGTTCCCTTCCTCAATGTTTCATGTGTTTTTATCATTAGTTTTCTTCCATCCTTTTGGTTATCCTCTCCAAGTCCAGTAATAAGTCTGTCGTTGTTTCCCACCAGGCTGTTCTGGTTATCAGATTTGGAATGGACctggtttagagagagagagatagagggggagagagagagggagagagactaatCAAGCTGTTGAAGTCAACCCATATCTCTCAGTCATAAACCCCGGGGTCAGAACATGTTAAAGTACCAGTATTAGCCTCTCTGCAGGGAGTCACATGCTGATTGTGCAGCCATGTGGAGACTCCTGGTGCCCGGAGCCAAAGTACACGCAAACAGACAGGAAGGCTGTTATGTCATTCTCTTTATTTTCATGACCCGAGTGGAACGGACTTTGACATTGTGCTGCTGCTCTTTGACTGTACTAACAGGACATCGATAATGTCAGTCACACGACTGATAATGATTTTTTTgtaccttttttgttttgtttttgggtgtagagaggaagaggttgTTTCTGCACAACCCGTGGAACACTCTATCATCACTCCTttttgagtaaaaaaaaaaagtgttatcaGCGAAAGGGTCATTCCACTTTTCTCAaccatttcctcctcctcctcctcctcctcctcctcctcctcctcctcctcctcctcctcctcacagtgCGGCCGGTGGGGAGATCTTCCACCAGTGCGTGGCCGACAACGACGAGGCCTTCACGGAGAAGGATGTGGTCCGACTCGCCAGGCAGATCCTGACGGGCGTGGCCTGTCTCCACCGGAGCAACGTGGTCCACCTGGATCTCAAAGTAAGGACCAAATTGTTCATATTCCGTCTCATTCTTTATTCAGACTGGAACCCAACCAAACTTTCCAAACAAAATATGTACTGGATTTAATTCCTGACGTAGGTTTACTGAAAGTGAGGCACACCTAACTTTGTTGCTCACTGATCAATTTTCGGACCTGTAATTGGCTAACGAGCCGCCACGTCACATGTTTTCCcttctctgattggcttagagGATGATCTAGGGCTCAAATGAACAGCTGCTGGAGTGGGTTGATGTAACCAGACTCGAATCCTCTTAGAACCGTTTTCCGTAGTAAAGATAGCTTCCCAGAGGCTGCTGTTGCGGTGCTAAATTAAcactttgttgttgttctcgtgccctcctcccccccagcctcaGAACATCCTGCTGACCAGCGCGCAGCCCCTGGGAGACATCCGCATCGTGGACTTCGGGTTGTCCCGGTGCGTGGACAACGTGTCAGAGATACGGGAGATTCTGGGAACCCCCGAATATGTCGGTGAGTTACTGCGACAAAACCGTTTCGTTGGTGCTCAAAGCTCGGACGATGAGTTCCGTTGGTGtttcgttgtgttgtgttgtgtgcttGTTATTAACTATCGTGTGTTTGATTTTTGCTGCAGCTCCCGAGATCCTCAACTATGAGCCAATCAGCACTGCGACAGACATGTGGTGAGTTTACAATTGATTCCGTCACACTTTACAATATGGGTACATTAGTTAATTAACAGATAAGTAACGGTCTGGGAATCATTTACTaatacatttatacattataGGGTTAGGTTTGCCCTgacccctaaccttaacccctaacccttatgCTAATGCTTTACGATAATGCTTAGTACtccattaactaatgttaactAATGGTTACTAAATGTTTCCTAATTTTGAGGTACTACCAGTGAATCACATAATCTCAGACGGATAgaagcacacagagagacagacacacacgcacgtgtgtgtgtgacgcagcACACATTCACAGCTACTTGGTCAGTTTTCCTCACCTTTTCCTGTTTCCCTTCCACGACTCCATGTGTCCGTTCTCAAAATATAAGGGCGATTTTTAACAT includes these proteins:
- the stk17al gene encoding serine/threonine kinase 17a like encodes the protein MPDSPMMSKNGMVTKIHTRIRTDPFTANYDLVGKELGRGKFAVVKKCVEKATGKEHAAKFLRKRRKGQDCRADVLNEIAVLESARANPYVVALHEVYETPTEIILVLECAAGGEIFHQCVADNDEAFTEKDVVRLARQILTGVACLHRSNVVHLDLKPQNILLTSAQPLGDIRIVDFGLSRCVDNVSEIREILGTPEYVAPEILNYEPISTATDMWSIGVLTYVMLTGESPFVGDNKQETFLNISQVSVDYSQDVFDGVSAPAVDFIRSLLVKNPRKRATAEECLNHPWLLLLPSPHSPAPHSHVLHRHASTTSSSSTTTTTTTSGSTTTSGSTNSGSRHDFLDEPETSQSESEPESPACPESPEGPGPFLPCCPGQGDLKAGRNAFPFPSCDAPFSTRPDLQHELIC